From Oncorhynchus keta strain PuntledgeMale-10-30-2019 unplaced genomic scaffold, Oket_V2 Un_contig_22775_pilon_pilon, whole genome shotgun sequence:
acacacacacacacacacacacacacacacacacacacacacacacacacacacacacacacacacacacacacacacacacacacacatacacacactctcttcaGTTGATTAGTTCCCTCTGGAACTGTCATTTCCTaatgtgtctctctttctctctttctctctctgtttctctctctctttctctttctctctttctctctctgtttctctctctctcaccaaaccACAGAAGAAGATAAGAAGCTTTATGGAATCGCTAGGAACTTGTAAACAATGACCCTTAAtaaatgtgttctctctctgtgtttctctccactCTTCTCTACCCAGGTCGAGGAATATTCTAGATGATTTCCGCGAGGCCTACTATTGGCTAAGGCAGAACACAGAGGAGCAGGCCAGAGTGATGTCGTGGTGGGACTATGGCTATCAGATAGCAGGGATGGCCAATCGGACCACGCTAGTGGACAACAACACCTGGAACAACAGTCATATAGCACTGGTAAAGACTCATACCCTCATGTGATGTCGGAATATGAAGGGAGATGTTGTCACTTCTCAAGGGGAAGACAaggtcggggattcgatcttgcaatggtcgttctgccctgaacaaggcagttagcccactgttccctgaacaaggcagttagcccactgttccctgaacaaggcagttagcccactgttccctgaacaaggcagttaacccactgttccctgaacaaggcagttaacccactgttcccctgaacaaggcatttagcccactgttcccctgaacaaggcagttagcccactgttcccctgaacaaggcagttaacccactgttcccctgaacaaggcagttagcccactgttcccctgaacaaggcagttagcccactgttcccctgaacaaggcagttaacccactgttcccctgaacaaggcatttagcCCACTGACTGGGATGTGTCCTCCATAGACTCCTGgtatgacttgcctagttaaataagtaTTGTGTGTTGGACTGGGATGGgtctatataaaggacctgtaaacaatatgacctcccactatataaaggacctgtaaacaatatgacctcccactatataaaggacctgtaaacaatatgacctcccactatataaaggacctgtaaacaatatgacctcccactatataaaggacctgtaaacaatatgacctcccactatataaaggacctgtaaacaatatgacctcccactatataaaggacctgtaaccTCCgaatataaaggacctgtaaacaatatgacctcccactatataaaggacctgtaaacaatatgacctcccactatataaaggacctgtaaacaatatgacctcccactatataaaggacctgtaaacaatataacctcccactatataaaggacctgtaaacaatatgacctcccactatataaaggacctgtaaacaatatgacctcccactatataaaggacctgtaaacaatatgacctcccctatataaaggacctgtaaacaatatgacctcccactatataaaggacctgtaaacaatatgacctctatataaaggacctgtaaacaatatgacctcccactatataaaggacctgtaaacaatatgacctcccactatataaaggacctgtaaacaatatgacctcccactcccatataaaggacctgtaaacaatatgacctcccactatataaaggacctgtaaacaatatgacctcccactatataaaggacctgtaaacaatataacctcccactatataaaggacctgtaaacaatatgagaTCCCaatatataaaggacctgtaaacaatatgacctcccactatataaaggacctgtaaacaatatgacctcccactatataaaggacctgtaaacaatatgacctcccactatataaaggacctgtaaacaatatgacctcccactatataaaggacctgtaaacaatatatgaatatataaaggacctgtaaacaatatccactatataaaggacctgtaaacaatatgacctcccactatataaaggacctgtaaacaatatgacctcctgTAAaacactatataaaggacctgtaaacaatatgacctcccactatataaaggacctgtaaacaatatgacctcccactatataaaggacctgtaaacaatatgacctcccactatataaaggacctgtaaacaatatgacctcccactatataaaggacctgtaaacaatatgacctcccactatataaaggacctgtaaacaatatgacctccactatataaaggacctgtaaacaatatgacctcccactatataaaggactgtaaacaatatgacctcccactatataaaggacctgtaaacaatatgacctcccactatataaaggacctgtaaacaatatgacctcccactatataaaggacctgtaaacaatatgacctcccactatataaaggacctgtaaacaatatgacctcccactatataaaggacctgtaaacaatatgacctcccactatataaaggacctgtaaacaatatgacctcccactatataaaggacctgtaaacaatatgacctcccactataaaggacctgtaaacaatatgacctcccactatataaaggacctgtaaacaatataaAGGAcctaaacaatatgacctccctatataaaggacctgtaaacaatatgacctcccactatataaaggacctgtaaacaatatgacctcccactatataaaggacctgtaaacaatatgacctcccactatataaaggacctgtaaacaatatgacctcccactatataaaggacctgtaaacaatatgacctcccactatataaaggacctgtaaacaatatgacctcccactatataaaggacatgtaaacaatatgacctcccactatataaaggacctgtaaacaatatgacctcccactatataaaggacctgtaaacaatatgacctcccactatataaaggactaaacccactatataaaggacctgtaaacaatatgacctcccactatataaaggacctgtaaacaatatgacctcccactatataaaggacctgtaaaacaatatgacctcccactatataaaggaccatAAAACCTCCCCAATATAAGGGACCTGTCAATATGACCTCCCATATATAaagtaaacaatatgacctccatataaaggacctgtaaacaatatgacctcccactatataaaggacctgtaaacaatatgacctcccactatataaaggacctgtaaacaatatgacctcccactatataaaggacctgtaaacaatatgacaatatgacctGTAAACTCTCCCTAtatgtaaacaatatgacctcactatataaaggacctgtaaacaatatgacctcccactatataaaggacctgtaaacaatatgacctcccactatataaaggacctgtaaacaatatgacctcccactatataaaggacctgtaaacaatatgacctcccactatataaaggacctgtaaacaatatgacctcccactatataaaggacctgtaaacaatatgacctcccactatataaaggacctgtaaacaatatgacctcccactatataaaggacctgtaaacaatatgacctcccactatataaaggacctgtaaacaatatgacctcccactatataaaggacctgtaaacaatatgacctcccactatataaaggacctgtaaacaatatgacctcccactatataaaggacctgtaaacaatatgacctcccactatataaaggacctgtaaacaatatgacctcccactatataaaggacctgtaaacaatatgacctcccactatataaaggacctgtaaacaatatgacctcccactatataaaggacctgtaaacaatataaaggacctgtaaacaatatgacctcccactatataaaggacctgtaaacaatatgacctcccactatataaaggacctgtaaacaatatgacctgtaaacaatatctccactatataaaggacctgtaaacaatatgacctcccactatataaaggacctgtaaacaatatgactcccactatataaaggacctgtaaacaataaggacgtaaacaatatgacctcccactatataaaggacctgtaaacaatatgacctccccactatataaaggacctgtaaacaatatgacctcccactatataaaggacctgtaaacaatatgacctcccactatataaaggacctgtaaacaatatgacctcccactatataaaggacctgtaaacaatatgacctcccactatataaaggacctgtaaacaatatgacctcccactatgacctcccactatataaaggacctgtaaacaatatgacctcccactatataaaggacctgtaaacaatatgacctcccactatataaaggacctgtaaacaatatgacctcccactatataaaggacctgtaaacaatatgacctcccactatataaaggacctgtaaacaatatgacctccactatataaaggacctgtaaacaatatgacctcccactatataaaggacctgtaaactgTAAAGGACCCAAAAACAATAAcaatataaaggacctgtaaacccacctcccactatataaaggacctgtaaacaatatgacctcccactatataaaggacctgtaaacaatatgacctcccactatataaaggacatgtaaacaatatgacctcccactatataaaggacctgtaaacaatatgacctcccactatataaaggacctgtaaacaatatgacctcccactatataaaggacctgtaaacaatatgacctcccactatataaaggacctgtaaacaatatgaatatgacctcccactatataaaggacctgtaaacaatatgacctcccactatataaaggacctgtaaacaatatgaacAATATAAAAGGACCTGTAAACAcctccactatataaaggacctgtaaacaatatgacctcccactatataaaggacctgtaaacaatatgacctcccactatataaaggacctgtaaacaatatgacctcccactatataaaggacctgtaaacaatatgacctcccactatataaaggacctgtaaacaatatgacctcccactatataaaggacctgtaaacaatatgacctcccactatataaaggacctgtaaacaatatgacctcccactatataaaggacctgtaaacaatatgacctcccactatataaaggacctgtaaacaatatgacctcccactatataaaggacctgtaaacaatatgacctccactatataaaggacctgtaaacaatatgacctcccactatataaaggacctgtaaacaatatgacctcccactatataaaggacctgtaaacaatatgacctcccactatataaaggacctgtaaacaatatgacctcccactatataaaggacctgtaaacaatatgacctcccactatataaaggacctgtaaacaatatgacctcccactatataaaggacctgtaaacaataggACCTCCCACTataaaacaatatgacctcccactatataaaggacctgtaaacaatatgacctcccactatataaaggacctgtaaacaatataaaggacctgtaaactcccactatataaaggacctgtaaacaatatgacctccccactatataaaggacctgtaaacaatatgacctcccactatataaaggacctgtaaacaatatgacctcccactatataaaggacctgtaaacaatatgacctcccactatataaaggacctgtaaacaatatgacctcccactatataaaggacctgtaaacaatatgacctcccactatataaaggacctgtaaacaatataaAGGACCTAAACAATATGACctcactatataaaggacctgtaaacaatatgacctcccactatataaaggacctgtaaacaatatgacctcccactatataaaggacctgtaaacaatatgacctccactatataaaggacctgtaaacaatatgacctcccactatataaaggacctgtaaacaatatgacctcccactatataaaggacctgtaaacaatatgacctcccactatataaagacCCAAACAATATGACCTATATAAAGg
This genomic window contains:
- the LOC127921621 gene encoding dolichyl-diphosphooligosaccharide--protein glycosyltransferase subunit STT3B-like codes for the protein MLMLMLLMMFAVHCTWVTSNAYSSPSVVLASYNNDGSRNILDDFREAYYWLRQNTEEQARVMSWWDYGYQIAGMANRTTLVDNNTWNNSHIALVKTHTLM